A section of the Rummeliibacillus pycnus genome encodes:
- the xerD gene encoding site-specific tyrosine recombinase XerD, with protein MKQEIQDAIADYIHFLRVERQLSENTLQSYNRDIKDYSKNIFETQQLETFDNIDRFHIMQYLQSLRNKGISARTVSRHISSIRSFHQFLLREKRCDHDPTVHIEMPKIEQKLPKVLSIEEIDRLIAAPNVAKPQGVRDRAMLELLYATGMRVSECIELNLDDIHLTMGFVRVFGKGGKERIIPLGNSAIEACTNYLNKARFQLENVKLRTEALFINQRGKRLTRQGCWKLMKGYAEKAGIDKELTPHILRHSFATHLIENGADLRAVQEMLGHADIATTQIYTHISKTRLSEVYKQFHPRA; from the coding sequence GTGAAACAGGAAATACAAGATGCGATAGCAGATTACATACATTTTCTTCGAGTCGAGCGCCAATTATCAGAAAACACATTACAATCATATAATCGTGATATTAAAGATTATTCCAAAAATATCTTCGAAACGCAGCAGCTAGAAACCTTCGATAATATAGATCGCTTTCATATAATGCAGTATTTACAATCATTGAGAAACAAGGGGATATCTGCTCGTACTGTCTCCAGACATATCTCATCTATTCGCTCTTTTCATCAATTCTTACTGAGAGAAAAGAGATGCGACCATGATCCAACCGTTCATATTGAAATGCCGAAAATTGAACAAAAATTACCAAAAGTATTATCAATAGAAGAAATCGATCGTTTAATTGCCGCACCAAATGTTGCTAAACCACAGGGGGTTCGTGATCGTGCCATGTTGGAATTACTGTATGCAACTGGGATGCGTGTGAGCGAGTGTATTGAACTTAATTTAGATGACATACATTTAACGATGGGGTTTGTAAGGGTATTTGGTAAAGGTGGAAAAGAACGTATTATCCCTTTGGGGAATTCTGCCATTGAAGCTTGCACTAACTACTTAAATAAGGCTCGTTTCCAATTAGAAAATGTAAAATTACGAACAGAAGCGTTATTTATTAATCAAAGAGGGAAAAGATTAACTAGACAAGGTTGTTGGAAATTAATGAAGGGGTATGCTGAAAAAGCCGGCATTGATAAAGAATTAACACCACATATTTTAAGACACTCTTTTGCAACACATCTAATTGAGAATGGAGCCGATTTGAGAGCTGTACAAGAAATGCTAGGTCACGCAGATATTGCGACAACACAAATTTATACGCATATTAGTAAGACAAGATTATCTGAAGTTTACAAACAATTTCACCCTAGAGCATAA
- the fur gene encoding ferric iron uptake transcriptional regulator produces the protein MESRIDRIKKQLHGASYKLTPQREATVRVLLENEEDHLSAEDVYLLVKEKAPEIGLATVYRTLELLTELKIVDKINFGDGVSRYDLRQEGAAHFHHHLVCIECGAVDEIQEDLLEDVEAVVERRWNFQIKDHRLTFHGICWRCNEKHAEEEKNKHTNDQ, from the coding sequence ATGGAGAGCCGTATTGATCGAATTAAAAAACAATTACATGGTGCTAGCTATAAACTGACGCCACAACGAGAAGCGACGGTTAGAGTACTTTTAGAAAATGAGGAAGATCATTTAAGTGCTGAAGATGTTTACCTTTTAGTGAAGGAAAAAGCACCAGAAATCGGTCTAGCGACTGTATATCGTACATTAGAGTTACTAACAGAACTGAAAATTGTCGACAAGATTAATTTTGGCGATGGAGTGTCTCGTTATGATTTACGACAAGAAGGAGCAGCTCACTTTCATCATCACCTCGTATGTATCGAATGTGGCGCCGTCGATGAAATTCAAGAAGATTTACTCGAAGACGTGGAAGCGGTGGTTGAAAGAAGATGGAATTTCCAGATTAAAGATCACCGTTTGACATTCCATGGTATTTGCTGGCGTTGTAACGAAAAGCATGCCGAGGAAGAAAAAAACAAACATACTAACGATCAATAG
- a CDS encoding NUDIX domain-containing protein gives MKKFEEKTLSTKNIFEGRVIKVQVDQVTLPNGKTATRELVKHPGAVAIIPITSEGKIIMVEQFRKPLERSIIEIPAGKLELGEKPELTAIRELEEETGYGAMDLELIQSFATSPGFADEVIHLFVAKNLFKIEQPASLDEDEFVELLEVSIEEAEQLVKEQRIFDAKTILAIMWAKNNLLK, from the coding sequence ATGAAAAAATTTGAAGAAAAGACACTATCTACAAAGAATATCTTTGAAGGTAGAGTAATCAAGGTACAAGTGGATCAAGTTACATTACCAAATGGTAAAACTGCAACAAGAGAATTAGTGAAACATCCTGGTGCAGTAGCTATTATCCCTATTACAAGCGAAGGGAAAATTATCATGGTAGAACAATTCCGTAAGCCGCTTGAACGGAGCATTATAGAAATACCTGCTGGAAAATTAGAACTTGGTGAAAAGCCAGAACTAACGGCTATTCGAGAATTAGAAGAAGAAACTGGTTATGGAGCAATGGATCTGGAGCTTATTCAATCTTTTGCTACATCTCCAGGTTTTGCGGATGAAGTAATTCACTTGTTTGTTGCAAAAAATTTATTTAAAATCGAACAACCAGCAAGTTTAGATGAAGATGAATTTGTCGAATTATTAGAAGTTTCTATAGAAGAAGCGGAACAATTAGTGAAAGAACAACGTATTTTTGACGCTAAAACAATTTTGGCAATTATGTGGGCGAAAAATAATCTATTAAAATAA
- a CDS encoding aldo/keto reductase, giving the protein MKKRQLGSSNLHISEIGLGCMSLPTNLQDASYIMDSALDYGINYFDTADLYNRGLNEEIIGQFMKEKRQDIILATKVGNIWDSSGDSWHWDASKTHIKEGIKDSLHRLKTDYIDLYQLHGGTMEDNWDNIIEAFEELKQEGMIREYGISSIRPNVLKRFLPTSNAVSVMMQYSMLDRRPEEWLDFIADQGASVVTRGSLAKGLLTNEWQKRLINTNGYLTYSQEELENILTKITNSTTSIHAVALKTILQHPTIASAVVGASSKEQLVTTMKAYKEMDAIINIKELIGFTKEDTYTSHRD; this is encoded by the coding sequence TTGAAAAAACGTCAATTAGGCTCAAGCAACTTACATATTTCTGAAATTGGTTTAGGTTGTATGTCTTTACCAACAAATTTGCAAGATGCTTCCTATATTATGGATTCAGCACTTGACTATGGTATTAATTATTTCGATACTGCAGACCTTTATAACCGTGGCTTAAATGAAGAAATTATTGGCCAATTTATGAAAGAAAAAAGACAGGATATTATCTTAGCAACTAAAGTAGGGAACATTTGGGATTCATCAGGCGATTCTTGGCACTGGGATGCTTCTAAAACTCATATAAAAGAAGGGATTAAAGATAGTTTACATCGCTTGAAAACAGATTATATAGATCTGTATCAATTACACGGAGGTACAATGGAAGATAACTGGGATAATATAATAGAAGCATTCGAAGAACTAAAACAAGAAGGTATGATTCGTGAATATGGTATTTCATCTATTAGACCTAATGTTTTAAAACGTTTCTTGCCAACTAGCAATGCTGTTTCAGTTATGATGCAATATAGCATGCTTGATCGAAGACCGGAAGAGTGGTTGGACTTTATCGCAGATCAAGGAGCCTCTGTTGTAACTAGGGGTTCTCTGGCAAAAGGTTTACTAACTAACGAATGGCAAAAACGCTTGATAAATACAAATGGCTATCTAACTTATTCACAGGAAGAACTTGAAAATATTTTAACTAAAATCACCAATTCTACAACTTCTATTCATGCGGTTGCACTTAAAACAATTTTACAGCATCCAACAATTGCTTCTGCAGTCGTTGGAGCAAGCTCAAAAGAACAATTAGTTACTACGATGAAAGCTTATAAAGAGATGGATGCAATTATTAATATCAAAGAGCTTATCGGTTTTACTAAAGAAGATACCTATACATCGCATCGTGACTAA
- a CDS encoding YqkE family protein, with protein MAKKKRQQQNHTQMNTIDKEEKLTLQDQLNGDVVAKLKLAKKELVEKEQQMQEEKEAQLAFERKQREKNKSFAELLEEYGDKGSKF; from the coding sequence ATGGCAAAGAAAAAAAGACAACAACAAAATCACACTCAAATGAATACAATCGACAAAGAAGAAAAGTTAACTTTACAAGATCAACTTAATGGTGATGTTGTAGCTAAATTAAAACTAGCTAAAAAAGAGCTAGTAGAAAAAGAACAACAAATGCAAGAAGAAAAAGAGGCACAACTTGCATTCGAAAGAAAACAGCGTGAAAAAAATAAATCTTTTGCAGAACTACTTGAAGAGTATGGAGATAAAGGTTCTAAATTTTAA
- a CDS encoding alpha/beta hydrolase, which yields MKKRIIWSFGLITGIVGGILSLIGYLVTSRIIYIKKKDDTFILEREKKALRYDEKWYESVDKEYLSIQSPNGYLIKGIYFKPLQTANTMIVCHGVTENKVNSIKYVRLFERLGFNTVVYDHRRHGESGGKTTSYGYYEKFDLQAVLHSITERLGTDALIGVHGESMGAATTLLYAGTLEDKADFYIADCPFSDFSEELYHLLTKQTPFKSPFAIRLANIFLRLRDGYWLKSIAPRTAVTNIEKPVLFIHSLPDDFILPGMTIELYRLKRGPKMLKLFEQGAHAQSFNANPKEYEETVREFIKEYVLNKDHFAK from the coding sequence ATGAAAAAAAGGATTATTTGGTCTTTTGGATTAATTACAGGTATCGTTGGGGGAATCCTCTCTCTTATTGGTTATCTCGTAACAAGTCGGATTATTTATATCAAGAAAAAGGATGATACTTTCATCTTAGAACGCGAAAAAAAAGCATTGAGATATGATGAAAAATGGTATGAATCAGTTGATAAAGAGTACTTAAGTATTCAATCACCTAATGGCTATCTCATTAAAGGAATTTATTTTAAACCTTTACAAACAGCAAATACAATGATTGTTTGCCATGGTGTGACAGAAAACAAAGTGAACTCTATTAAATATGTTCGACTATTCGAAAGGCTAGGATTTAATACGGTCGTTTACGATCATAGAAGACATGGTGAATCCGGTGGTAAAACGACAAGCTATGGTTATTATGAAAAATTTGATCTACAAGCCGTTCTACATTCAATAACTGAAAGATTAGGCACTGACGCACTTATTGGCGTACACGGTGAATCAATGGGAGCTGCTACGACCTTATTATATGCTGGAACATTAGAAGACAAAGCGGACTTTTATATTGCCGATTGTCCATTTTCTGATTTCTCGGAAGAACTTTACCATTTACTTACAAAACAAACGCCCTTTAAGAGTCCATTTGCCATTAGGCTTGCAAATATATTCTTGCGCTTACGTGACGGCTATTGGTTAAAAAGCATTGCACCCCGTACTGCTGTTACTAATATTGAAAAACCTGTACTTTTTATTCACAGCTTACCCGATGATTTTATATTACCCGGTATGACCATCGAATTATATCGATTAAAGAGAGGTCCTAAAATGTTAAAACTATTTGAACAAGGTGCACATGCCCAATCATTCAACGCAAACCCCAAAGAATATGAAGAAACGGTTCGAGAATTTATTAAAGAATATGTATTAAATAAGGACCATTTCGCCAAATAA
- a CDS encoding YneF family protein encodes MSTGLAIALIVVALIVGLVGGFFMARQYMFKYLKENPPINEQMLRMMMTQMGRKPSEKQIKQMMNQMNKLSNK; translated from the coding sequence GTGAGTACTGGATTAGCAATTGCTTTAATAGTAGTAGCATTAATCGTAGGTTTAGTTGGCGGTTTCTTTATGGCTCGTCAATATATGTTCAAATATTTAAAAGAAAACCCACCAATTAATGAACAAATGCTACGTATGATGATGACTCAAATGGGACGTAAACCATCAGAAAAACAAATCAAACAAATGATGAATCAAATGAATAAATTGAGCAATAAATAA
- the sirA gene encoding sporulation inhibitor of replication protein SirA produces the protein MRVYSIFHVKKKHQSFVYGRERLLFELINGLKTEQNAFYPSQELAYLCELLPIKEIEAFIEQYLYENFTAIHMKNHEIFLTNEFKGDLHIEIQPYYMVVTCVGSRMLELDLFATLSKISSCFIGFNKNEMECGWLKPPKFSVVAEG, from the coding sequence ATGCGTGTTTACTCAATCTTTCATGTCAAAAAAAAGCATCAGTCATTTGTATACGGGAGAGAGCGTTTATTATTCGAATTAATTAATGGATTAAAAACTGAACAAAATGCTTTTTATCCATCGCAGGAATTAGCATATTTATGTGAATTATTGCCGATAAAAGAAATTGAAGCTTTTATTGAGCAATATTTATATGAAAATTTTACTGCTATTCATATGAAGAATCATGAAATTTTTTTGACAAACGAGTTTAAAGGAGATTTACATATTGAAATTCAACCATACTACATGGTAGTAACCTGTGTTGGATCTCGTATGTTGGAATTAGATTTATTTGCAACATTATCCAAAATTAGTTCATGTTTTATCGGATTTAATAAAAATGAAATGGAATGTGGCTGGCTAAAACCACCTAAATTTTCTGTTGTAGCTGAGGGATAA
- the tkt gene encoding transketolase, giving the protein MTQQADQLAINTIRTLSIDAIEKANSGHPGLPMGAAPMAYTLWTKQLHHNPKNPKWFNRDRFVLSAGHGSMLLYSLLHLGGYDLPMEEIKNFRQWGSLTPGHPEFGHTVGVEATTGPLGQGISMAVGMAMAEAHLAGVYNKPENDIINHYTFALCGDGDLMEGVSAEAASLAGHLKLEKLIVLYDSNDISLDGDLNKSFSDNTAERFKAYGWNYLLVEDGNDIEAINNAIETAKAHKGQPTLIEVKTVIGFGSPNKSGKSASHGAPLGKDEVVLTKQAYEWDNEDFFVPEEVYETFKQAAKVQGEEAEAAWNAQFETYKEAYPELSAQLEQAISGELPADFDAEIPTYEAGKSIATRSSSGEVINALAQKIPAFFGGSADLAGSNKTTIKGAGDFSATDREGRNIWFGVREFAMGAALNGMALHGGLNVFGGTFFVFSDYIRPAVRLSALMGLPVTYVFTHDSIAVGEDGPTHEPIEHLAALRAMPNLSVIRPADANESAAAWKLAVSSKKRPTALVLSRQNLPVLDVDVQKVYEGVAKGAYVVEKANKDVADALLLATGSEVQLAVRAKAELAKEGINVTVVSMPDFARFEEQDEAYKESVLPKAVTKRLAIEMASSFGWHKYTGFEGDVLAIDGFGASAPGEIVMKEYGFTVENVVSKVKALFEK; this is encoded by the coding sequence ATGACTCAACAAGCAGATCAGCTTGCAATTAATACAATCCGTACTTTGTCTATCGATGCAATTGAAAAAGCAAACTCTGGTCATCCAGGTTTACCAATGGGTGCAGCACCTATGGCTTATACTCTTTGGACAAAACAATTACATCATAATCCAAAAAATCCTAAATGGTTTAACCGTGATCGATTTGTATTATCCGCAGGACATGGTTCAATGCTTTTATATAGCTTACTACATTTAGGTGGTTATGATCTTCCAATGGAAGAAATTAAAAACTTCCGTCAATGGGGTTCATTAACTCCAGGACACCCTGAATTTGGTCATACAGTTGGTGTAGAAGCGACAACTGGCCCACTAGGACAAGGGATTTCAATGGCAGTCGGTATGGCAATGGCTGAAGCACATTTAGCAGGTGTTTATAACAAACCTGAAAACGACATTATTAATCACTATACATTTGCATTATGCGGTGATGGTGACTTAATGGAAGGTGTTTCTGCAGAAGCGGCTTCACTTGCAGGCCACTTAAAATTAGAAAAACTGATTGTTCTTTATGATAGTAATGACATCTCTTTAGATGGTGATTTAAACAAATCATTCTCTGATAATACAGCAGAACGCTTTAAAGCATATGGCTGGAACTACTTATTAGTAGAAGACGGTAACGACATTGAAGCGATTAATAATGCAATTGAAACTGCAAAAGCCCATAAAGGTCAACCTACTTTAATTGAGGTTAAAACTGTAATTGGTTTTGGTTCACCAAACAAATCTGGTAAATCAGCTTCCCACGGAGCACCTCTTGGTAAAGATGAAGTAGTGCTTACAAAACAAGCATACGAATGGGATAATGAAGACTTCTTCGTACCTGAAGAAGTATATGAAACATTTAAACAAGCTGCAAAAGTTCAAGGAGAAGAAGCTGAAGCGGCTTGGAATGCACAATTTGAAACATACAAAGAAGCATATCCTGAATTAAGTGCACAATTAGAACAAGCTATCTCTGGCGAACTTCCAGCAGATTTTGATGCTGAAATTCCAACTTATGAAGCTGGTAAATCAATTGCAACACGTTCATCTTCAGGTGAAGTAATTAATGCATTAGCACAAAAAATTCCAGCGTTCTTTGGTGGTAGTGCCGATCTTGCTGGTTCAAACAAAACAACGATTAAAGGTGCAGGCGACTTCTCAGCAACAGATCGTGAAGGCCGTAATATTTGGTTCGGTGTTCGTGAATTTGCAATGGGTGCAGCACTTAATGGTATGGCGCTTCATGGCGGATTAAACGTATTTGGTGGCACATTCTTTGTATTCTCTGACTATATTCGTCCAGCAGTTCGTCTATCTGCACTTATGGGACTTCCTGTGACATATGTTTTCACACATGATTCAATTGCAGTAGGGGAAGACGGTCCAACTCACGAACCAATCGAACACTTAGCAGCATTGCGAGCAATGCCAAATCTATCTGTGATTCGTCCAGCAGATGCTAACGAATCAGCAGCAGCTTGGAAACTTGCAGTATCTTCTAAAAAACGACCTACAGCATTGGTATTATCACGTCAGAACTTACCAGTTCTAGATGTTGATGTTCAAAAAGTGTATGAAGGCGTTGCGAAAGGCGCTTATGTTGTAGAAAAAGCAAATAAAGACGTTGCAGATGCATTACTTTTAGCAACTGGCTCTGAAGTACAATTAGCAGTAAGAGCGAAAGCTGAACTTGCAAAAGAAGGAATCAATGTAACAGTTGTTTCAATGCCGGATTTTGCTCGTTTTGAAGAACAAGACGAAGCATATAAAGAAAGCGTATTGCCAAAAGCAGTAACAAAACGTTTAGCAATCGAAATGGCATCTTCATTTGGTTGGCATAAATATACTGGTTTTGAAGGTGATGTACTTGCAATTGATGGTTTTGGCGCAAGTGCTCCAGGCGAAATTGTTATGAAAGAATATGGATTTACAGTTGAAAATGTCGTTTCTAAAGTAAAAGCATTATTTGAAAAATAG
- a CDS encoding DUF896 domain-containing protein: protein MLPKEKIQRINYLSKKSKETGLTVEEAKEQTALRKEYLDTFRESMRGTIENVRIFDPNGDEVTPAKLRAKQQKNKPLN, encoded by the coding sequence ATGTTACCAAAAGAAAAAATTCAGCGTATTAACTATTTATCGAAGAAATCAAAAGAGACAGGTTTGACTGTTGAAGAAGCGAAAGAACAAACTGCACTTCGTAAAGAATATTTGGATACTTTTCGCGAGTCAATGAGGGGCACAATTGAAAATGTTCGTATTTTCGATCCAAATGGTGATGAAGTGACTCCAGCAAAATTGCGAGCAAAGCAACAAAAAAACAAACCTTTAAATTAA
- a CDS encoding LysE/ArgO family amino acid transporter, translated as MEAFIHGIILAFGLIVPLGVQNIFVFSQGVTQPNIFKAIPAAITAALCDTFLIILAVFGLSLIVLQFEWIRLILLIGGIFFLLYMGKVIWGSNSVEIKGKSALPIKQQVFFALSVSLLNPHALLDTVGVIGTSALKYKGSDQILFAVACMGVSWIWFFGIMVVGAGLKRLHISENVFVILNKISALFIWGTAVYLLISLL; from the coding sequence ATGGAAGCATTTATTCATGGAATTATTTTGGCATTCGGCTTAATTGTTCCTTTAGGCGTACAAAATATTTTTGTTTTTTCTCAAGGAGTAACACAACCCAATATTTTTAAAGCAATACCTGCAGCTATAACAGCAGCACTTTGCGATACATTTTTAATTATTTTAGCTGTTTTTGGGTTATCATTAATTGTTTTGCAATTTGAATGGATTCGTCTTATTTTATTAATTGGTGGCATCTTCTTTTTACTATATATGGGTAAAGTGATATGGGGCTCAAATTCTGTAGAGATTAAAGGGAAATCGGCACTACCAATTAAACAACAAGTCTTTTTTGCATTATCGGTATCGTTATTAAATCCACATGCATTGTTAGACACAGTTGGTGTTATTGGGACAAGCGCATTAAAGTATAAAGGGTCTGATCAAATTCTATTTGCTGTTGCATGTATGGGTGTTTCATGGATTTGGTTTTTTGGAATAATGGTTGTAGGAGCTGGCCTAAAAAGGTTACATATTTCTGAAAACGTTTTTGTGATATTAAATAAAATTTCTGCATTATTTATATGGGGAACAGCCGTGTATTTACTGATTAGTCTGTTATAA
- a CDS encoding aminotransferase-like domain-containing protein translates to MWKPTRKASISIQRQIINWILDQIQSGDWGVGTKLPPQRQLAIQFNVNRSTIQQALEELKADGILNSKVGSGVFVANNSWNVLAKNNQPNWQKYIEASIHRPNYHTIQLINEFEQDDSIIRLGTGELSPSLLPTKQLKESLHKLSFDGKDFGYSSPQGSTKLRHELCNYLKKRGITTKPENILIVSGALQALQLMAVGLFETGSIVFQDPISYLNSIHPFQSYGMQMKSVNRDKQLKQTLQLKKKNRQSIFYTVPTLNNPTGRVWTFQEKQHLYNTCKELQIPIIEDDVYSELLFQSPIPSIKSLDTAGQVLYIGSISKTLSPGLRIGWIVGPTPVIKRLADIKMQMDYGSSAVSQEIVTYWLTSDLYENHLIELREHLRFRAKFVENILNQQFSSIAKWENSSGGFYIWLRFDEPIVTKEFFLKLLKRKVLINPGYIYDPDDSDHIRLSYSYASLDELKKGLQILYEESLTTIKNSCTP, encoded by the coding sequence ATGTGGAAACCAACTAGGAAGGCATCAATTAGTATACAACGCCAAATTATTAACTGGATTTTAGATCAAATCCAGTCAGGTGACTGGGGTGTAGGGACTAAGTTACCCCCACAGCGTCAGCTTGCAATACAATTTAATGTGAACCGTAGCACTATTCAACAGGCTTTAGAAGAATTAAAAGCAGATGGAATTTTAAACTCTAAAGTTGGTTCTGGTGTATTTGTTGCTAATAATTCATGGAACGTTTTAGCAAAAAACAACCAACCAAATTGGCAAAAATATATTGAAGCAAGTATCCATAGGCCTAACTACCATACGATTCAGCTAATAAACGAATTTGAGCAAGACGATTCAATTATTCGTTTAGGAACTGGAGAACTCTCCCCTTCTTTATTGCCAACTAAACAATTGAAAGAATCCCTACATAAACTGTCATTTGACGGAAAGGATTTTGGCTATTCTTCCCCTCAAGGTAGTACAAAATTGCGCCATGAACTATGTAACTATTTAAAAAAGCGTGGGATTACCACTAAACCAGAAAATATATTAATCGTATCAGGGGCATTACAAGCACTTCAATTGATGGCAGTGGGATTATTTGAAACAGGATCCATTGTGTTTCAAGACCCTATCTCGTATCTCAATTCTATTCATCCATTTCAATCATATGGAATGCAGATGAAATCCGTAAACCGAGATAAGCAACTTAAACAAACATTACAATTGAAGAAAAAGAATAGGCAATCGATTTTCTACACTGTTCCAACATTGAATAATCCCACTGGGAGAGTTTGGACATTTCAAGAGAAACAGCATTTATACAATACTTGCAAAGAACTACAAATCCCCATTATTGAAGATGATGTTTACTCTGAATTATTATTTCAATCTCCAATACCATCTATTAAATCCCTTGATACAGCTGGACAAGTTCTATACATTGGAAGTATTTCGAAAACATTAAGCCCAGGATTACGGATTGGTTGGATCGTTGGACCAACTCCTGTTATTAAAAGATTAGCTGATATTAAAATGCAGATGGATTATGGTTCAAGTGCCGTTTCACAAGAGATTGTGACATACTGGCTAACTTCAGACCTTTATGAAAATCATTTAATTGAATTACGAGAACATTTAAGGTTTCGTGCAAAATTTGTAGAGAATATTCTTAATCAACAGTTCAGTTCAATCGCTAAATGGGAAAATTCAAGCGGGGGTTTTTATATTTGGTTAAGATTTGATGAACCCATTGTAACAAAGGAATTTTTCTTAAAACTTCTTAAAAGAAAAGTATTGATTAATCCTGGTTATATTTATGATCCTGATGATTCAGACCATATTCGTTTGTCCTATTCATATGCCTCATTAGATGAATTAAAGAAAGGTTTACAAATCTTATACGAGGAAAGTCTAACCACAATAAAAAACAGTTGTACTCCTTAA
- a CDS encoding YneB family resolvase-like protein, producing MTNSKAVLYCRVSTEKETQDTSIERQEIELREFAQSKGYEIAKVFTDRHSGYDIDREGLLDLLEFIKDYHISTLFVQDETRLGRGNGRMAVLHLLQKMNVDIFTLSDSGNIQLNDMDTMLLEILALVEEYQRKLHNAKIRRGMKRAVQNGYRPENNLKVRGNPEGRERIEIPIEQIISLREKGMTFEEITATLKGLGFQLSKATVHRRYKEYVEEHGK from the coding sequence ATGACGAATAGTAAAGCAGTGTTGTATTGTCGTGTAAGTACAGAAAAAGAAACACAAGATACTTCAATAGAAAGACAAGAGATTGAGTTAAGAGAGTTTGCACAATCTAAAGGTTATGAAATAGCAAAAGTATTCACTGATCGACATAGTGGATATGATATTGATCGAGAAGGCTTATTAGATTTATTAGAATTTATAAAGGATTATCATATTTCTACCTTATTTGTTCAAGATGAAACACGTTTAGGGCGTGGTAATGGACGAATGGCAGTTTTGCATTTATTGCAAAAGATGAATGTTGATATATTTACCTTAAGTGATTCTGGTAATATTCAGTTAAATGATATGGATACTATGTTACTTGAAATTTTAGCCCTTGTTGAAGAATATCAACGTAAATTACATAATGCTAAAATAAGAAGAGGCATGAAAAGAGCGGTACAAAATGGTTATAGACCTGAGAATAATTTGAAAGTTCGTGGTAATCCAGAAGGTAGAGAGCGGATTGAGATACCAATTGAGCAAATAATTAGTTTAAGAGAAAAAGGTATGACATTTGAAGAAATAACGGCTACTTTAAAAGGTTTAGGATTTCAATTAAGTAAAGCAACCGTACACAGAAGATATAAAGAATATGTTGAGGAACATGGAAAGTAG
- the yneA gene encoding cell division suppressor protein YneA, translating into MNWVKKNQNTALVIAFVTIGMIILFISNRDTTKYTNIEIQEGDTLWSLSDQYKGKLSNDEWVRIVKNENNIIDDKIIAGHTLIIPEYKKTILGNEGIELASERK; encoded by the coding sequence ATGAACTGGGTTAAAAAAAATCAAAATACAGCATTAGTAATTGCATTCGTAACAATTGGTATGATTATTCTTTTTATTTCAAATAGAGATACTACAAAATATACAAATATTGAAATACAAGAGGGAGATACACTTTGGTCATTATCCGATCAATATAAAGGTAAGTTATCAAACGATGAATGGGTTCGTATAGTGAAAAATGAGAATAATATAATTGACGATAAAATAATAGCTGGTCATACTTTAATTATCCCAGAATATAAAAAAACTATTTTAGGAAACGAAGGAATAGAATTGGCGAGTGAACGAAAATGA